The genomic DNA AAATCGGCTGATGACGGCTGATTACGCCTTTGTGAACCAGTTCCCGCGCTTCGTCCTGAAGCAGATCCATTGAGTAATGAACAGACTGAACCATGATTCACCCTCTACTGTAGAGATTGGTCTTGAGAAGCAAAAACCTTACAAAGCAAAAGTAATCTGACGGAAGCTATGGAATTCAATATGAACTACGGGAAACACGCCTCAAATGTGAATCGCAAACAGGATAGATTGCGAACAAAGCAAAACGCTGAAAAATTTTATGGGAAAGATAGCCTTAGATCAAGATGTTTGTAGTAGGCTATACTGAATAATTTTTATTCTTGCGCTAATCACCCTTCTCCTATATTAATAAAAATGTCAAAAGTCAGCAAATCCTGACATATACATTTGGAGAGAATTTAGCGAGACATTGGAGAGAGATTTGGGTGTAGCTCTAGCCTAAACCGCTTTGGATCTTGTCTCTAAGTTCTCAAAATACTCTGTTGTTTCTCTCAACAGATCTTAAGCACCACTTTATTCTGCGTTAACTTGTCGTTCATTTTGGGGACTTTGCCAGGCTAAGGCGATAGGAGCTGCTTCATCCGCTGCTGTGTTAGTTCGATCGCTAAATCGATCGCCGCTCGAAAACTGGTTGCCTGAGCAATTCCCTTGCCAGCAATATCAAAGGCAGTGCCGTGATCAGGGGATGTTCGCACAAAAGATAGTCCGATCGTGGTATTGACGGCTCGATCAAATGCCATTAGCTTCACGGGAATTAAACCCTGGTCGTGGTAGAGGGCAAGATAGCCATCGTGTGCTGTCTCAGATGCCGTCTCAGAATTGATTCCACCAAACCAGGCTTGTCCTGGACGCACCCACATCGTATCTGGCGGAATCAGTCCATCCAGCGTCGCCTGAGGAAATCGCTCGATCATTTGCTTTAACCAGGGGAAAAGGCGATCCTGTTCCTCCCTCCCAAGCTGACCCTGTTCGCCGCTGTGAGGATTCAGCCCGGCGATCGCAATTCGGGGATGTTCGATGCCAAAGTCCTGATGCAGACAGTCGATTAGCAATTCAAGCTTGCGCGTTAGCAGATCTTCCGTCAGCGCATCGGACACCTGCCCAAGGGGAATATGGGTGGTGGCAAGGAGGGTTCGCAGCGTCCATCCGGTGTGGGGCGATCGGGCAACAAACAGCATTCCGTAGCGGCTCACGCCTGCCTTTTCTGCCAGCAGTTCCGTTTGTCCGGGGTAATGGTGTCCGGCGGCTTTCCAGGCGGATTTGGCGATCGGTGCCGTCACAATGCCGTCAAACTGTCCCGCTAAGGTGAGGTCGATCGCAGTGTTGAGAAAATGAAAGCTGGCTGCGCCACTTGCAGCATTTTCCTTGCCAAGCTGAATCTGCTCAATCACCGAAGATTCCAGCGGTAAGTCATGTACTTGAAGGCGATCGGGATTTGCCAGCTTCGTTCCTTCTTTCGTTGCTTCTAGGGAATTTAAGTGCTGGAAGGTTTGATCCAGCAGAACACGATTGCCCACGATCGTCAGGTTACAGGACTCTGCGAGAGCCGGGTCACTCAACGCCTTCAGCACGACTTCTGTACCAATGCCAGCCGGATCACCCAGGGCGATCGCCAATCGGGGACGAGGAGCTGTACTGCTTGCGGTGTGCCCCTGTTGATTTCGGTTTTGTTGATTTAACGTTTGCATCATCCATCCTTCAGATCACATTCAGATCACGGTCAAACTACCCTAAGATACTGGTATAGGGATTTTTACCCACGGTTCTTACCCAAACTTTTCGGTCTGTAGCATTTTGCGATCGTGCAGAAATTGCTCATGCAAGAACTGCTGTTGTGAACTGCGACGGTGCAGGAAAAGCAGGGTCAATCTGGTACGCGATTTTTTTAAGCAGGAGATAACCAAGCATGAACGGCGAGATGTTAAACGCAGCACTGCTCTCCTCCACCCTCATTCTGGTGGGTCTGGGTCTGGGCTTCCTGATGCTGCGGATTCAGGGCGGCGAAGAGTAATTGGTTTCTGGCAATCGGCTTTCGATAATACATTTCCCGCAGGGAGTCTCCAGGAAGCGTTGAAGGTTGCCAGTTTCACATTTGATGATCAGTAACGACTTAACCCCAGCCACTTCCCGGTATCACTTCGGTATCAATTGAGGATGTGGCTGTCTCTTTAATCCGGCTTTTACAGCCCAACATTTACCCAATATTTACTCAGCATCTACGCGAGTTTTTCCTGTTCTACGCCCTACACCCTTCAGCCTAACAAGTTTTTGGGGCGGCAGAGCGCAAATTCCCTGGCATCAGTGATTGAGGGGCAGGATCAAGCGATCGCTCCAATCTTGCAAGACAGCTCTGCAAAACATCCTTGCAAATCACTATTGCAAAAGCTAATTTCACCAATAATTTTTCTGCCGGGTGGTTGGGGGGTTGATGGATATCGTAAACTAATAAAGTTAACGATTCGTAACGGAATCCCTCATGAGCTTACTCATCGTTGGTGCAACAGGCACTTTAGGAAGACAGGTCACGCGGCGCGCCCTGGATGAGGGATATCAGGTGCGATGTCTGGTCAGAAGTCCCCGAAAGGCTGCTTTCCTGAAGGAGTGGGGTGCAGAGCTGGTGCGAGGCGATCTGTGCAATCCGGAAACCCTGCCCGAAGCCCTGGAGGGCATTACTGCCGTCATCGATGCCGCAACTACCCGTCCTACCGATTCCCTGAGCATCAAGCAGGTCGATTGGGAAGGGAAGGTGAATTTAATTCAGGCAGCAAAGGCAGCGGGCGTCGAGCATTTCGTCTTCTTCTCGATTCTGGATGCCGAGAAGTTTCCCAACGTGCCGCTGATGGAAGTTAAGCGCTGTACGGAGCAATATCTGGCGGAGTCGGGCTTAAACTATACAATTCTGAAACCCTGTGGCTTCATGCAGGGCTTGATTGGGCAGTACGCCATTCCAATTCTGGAGAATCAGGCAGTTTGGGTCATGGGTGAGAGTTCGCCGATCGCCTACATGGATACCCAGGACATTGCTAAATTTGCGGTGCAGGCGTTAAAAGTGCCGGAAGCCAGAGGACGTGCCTTCCCGGTAGTGGGACCCAAAGCCTGGGGCGCATACGAAATTATCAAGCTCTGTGAGCGGCTGTCGGGCAAAGATGCCAGAGTCACCCGGATGCCAAGCGGGATTTTGAAGGCGGTGGAACGGACAGCTCGTTTCTTCCAATGGGGCTGGAATCTTGCCGATCGCCTTGCCTTTGCGGAAGTCGTGTCTTCGGGTAAGCCGCTGACGGCTTCGATGGAGGAAACCTATGCCGTGTTTGGCATTCCTGCCGGGGAAACTACCACCCTGGAGTCCTATATGCAGGAATACTTCGGGCGCATTATGAAGAAGCTGAAGGAACTGGAATACGAGCGGGAAAAGGCGAAGGAGAAGGCACGCAAAAAGCGCAGTCCGTTTAAGTCCTCCGCAAGCAATCCGAATAAATAGTCCGTACCAGCAATCTGTATTGGCAATTCGTATCGGTCGGGCGATTGCGTCGCTCAGGCAAAGCTTCCCTCGTACAAGGAACGTCTTTAGCCTGGGCGATTCTACTATCCACTGCCTCTACGCTACATCCAGGCTGAGCCTGGACACCAAATTTTTAGATTTTCAGGAGGATTTTCGGAAACCGCTAAAATTCGATTCCCGGCTGTGCTTTTACGCCCTGCTCGCGGAAGGGATGTTTCACCAGCGTCATTTCCGTCACCAGATCCGCCCGATCGATTAATGCCTGCGGTGCGCTGCGTCCGGTCAAAATCACATGGGAGTCTTCCGGTTTGCGATCGAGTCCTTGCAGCACTTCTTCTACGGTGAGAAAGCCCATCTTCAGCGCAATGTTGATTTCGTCGAGGAGAACCAGCCGAAATTCAGGGTTACTGATGTAGGAAAGTGCCTTTTCCCAGGCGGCTTTGGCGGCTTGGGTGTCGCGCTCACGATCCTGCGTTTCCCAGGTGAAGCCTTCCCCCATAGCATGAAACTCTAGCTGTTGGGGCCACAGGCTGAAGATCTGTTTTTCCGCAGGCTCCCAGGCTCCCTTAATAAACTGAACGATCGCCACCCGATAGCCATGCCCCAGCGATCGAAGCACCATTCCCAGGGCAGCGGTGGTTTTGCCCTTGCCATTGCCCGTATGGACGATGACGAGTCCCTTCTCGACCGTCCGCTCTGCTAAACGCTGCTGCTGCACCTCCTTACGCCGCTGCATTTTGCGCTGGTACTGCTCAGTGGTGAGTTGAGGGGCGATCGCTGCTTCGTTGAGCTGTACGGCTTCTAGATCGGAAGCATGGGTTGTCTCTGAGGTCATGGAGAATACGCTCTCAATCAGGTTATGGGCTAATCTTGACAGATTTTTGTCTATGCCTCTGGAGAAATCCCCAAAAGCGCTGTTGGCAGTTCGATACGCAGCCCTCGTATCTACTGCGATCGACAAGGTAGGACTTCCAGGATAGAGCTTCCAGGACAGGACTTCCACAGGCGGAAGGGGAAATTCCACTGAGATTTTGCTTAGGAGGCACTGAAAACTGGATTTAGAAGCTGGAGCTAGACGTTTAATCCGACGGTTGGCATCCCAGGAAGAGAGGCATAATGAGGATAAATCCTGGCGGATAAGCCCGTTTTCTGCTGGGATTCTGTCAGCAGATATCCGTAGAATTACGGTAAGCCCTCCAAAATAATAAAGGTTCTATGAAGGTTTAGACTTCGGTTATGCAATATTGCTGAATCTATCCTGAATTTGAATAGAACGTTCAGTGAAAGTACTGGATTTTCTAAGGACTAGGCAGATATACTAGCCGTGCTTGGGTGAATCTACACGGTTACTTGTTAAGACTATGAAAACGCTGACTAAAGTGGTTGTGCTTGCGATCGGAGTGAATGTCCTGCCCAGCGTAGGTCTGGCTCTCCCTGCTTTTGCGGCATCTTCTCCAAATCCGATGCTGCGGGAATTTGCCGACTCTCCGTTCGCCTTACAGGTCACTGCGTCAATGGGCGATAGTAATCCTGGGGTATCGGGGCAGCCTCACGAAGCTTCTACAAAACTTAGCCAGTACAGCGAAAATCCAACCATTCCAGGGGACGGTACGCCCGGACGGACTCAGGGTTCTAGCACTCGCTGATCGTTCGGCTCCTGTTCGTCTATCTCCTGCCAGTAAATTTGACTGCTGCAAATAGATTTGACCGCTAAAGTGTGAAATGCATCAGGCGATCGGTTTGGAGGGTCGCCATTCGTTTTCTTTAACCAATGTATGCACTCGCCAGCTCTCCTGGGTTTCAGGGTAGTCTGTGCGGTAGTGTCCACCCCGGCTTTCCATCCGAAAGGCAGCACTTCTAAGAATCAGGTCGGCAATTTTGAGGAGATTCCGGATTTCTCCCCAGAGGCGAATTGCTGATGCAAAATCTGCGGATACGGTGTTTACGGATGCAGAGCACTTATCTTGTCCTGGAAGTCCGATCTCGCCAACGGGCAGGTTGCTCAGCCACTTGCCGAATTTCTGACTGAGTTCTAACTGGTC from Leptolyngbya ohadii IS1 includes the following:
- the pdxA gene encoding 4-hydroxythreonine-4-phosphate dehydrogenase PdxA encodes the protein MMQTLNQQNRNQQGHTASSTAPRPRLAIALGDPAGIGTEVVLKALSDPALAESCNLTIVGNRVLLDQTFQHLNSLEATKEGTKLANPDRLQVHDLPLESSVIEQIQLGKENAASGAASFHFLNTAIDLTLAGQFDGIVTAPIAKSAWKAAGHHYPGQTELLAEKAGVSRYGMLFVARSPHTGWTLRTLLATTHIPLGQVSDALTEDLLTRKLELLIDCLHQDFGIEHPRIAIAGLNPHSGEQGQLGREEQDRLFPWLKQMIERFPQATLDGLIPPDTMWVRPGQAWFGGINSETASETAHDGYLALYHDQGLIPVKLMAFDRAVNTTIGLSFVRTSPDHGTAFDIAGKGIAQATSFRAAIDLAIELTQQRMKQLLSP
- the cobO gene encoding cob(I)yrinic acid a,c-diamide adenosyltransferase; the encoded protein is MEFPLPPVEVLSWKLYPGSPTLSIAVDTRAAYRTANSAFGDFSRGIDKNLSRLAHNLIESVFSMTSETTHASDLEAVQLNEAAIAPQLTTEQYQRKMQRRKEVQQQRLAERTVEKGLVIVHTGNGKGKTTAALGMVLRSLGHGYRVAIVQFIKGAWEPAEKQIFSLWPQQLEFHAMGEGFTWETQDRERDTQAAKAAWEKALSYISNPEFRLVLLDEINIALKMGFLTVEEVLQGLDRKPEDSHVILTGRSAPQALIDRADLVTEMTLVKHPFREQGVKAQPGIEF
- the petM gene encoding cytochrome b6-f complex subunit PetM, which encodes MNGEMLNAALLSSTLILVGLGLGFLMLRIQGGEE
- a CDS encoding SDR family oxidoreductase; protein product: MSLLIVGATGTLGRQVTRRALDEGYQVRCLVRSPRKAAFLKEWGAELVRGDLCNPETLPEALEGITAVIDAATTRPTDSLSIKQVDWEGKVNLIQAAKAAGVEHFVFFSILDAEKFPNVPLMEVKRCTEQYLAESGLNYTILKPCGFMQGLIGQYAIPILENQAVWVMGESSPIAYMDTQDIAKFAVQALKVPEARGRAFPVVGPKAWGAYEIIKLCERLSGKDARVTRMPSGILKAVERTARFFQWGWNLADRLAFAEVVSSGKPLTASMEETYAVFGIPAGETTTLESYMQEYFGRIMKKLKELEYEREKAKEKARKKRSPFKSSASNPNK